Part of the Virgibacillus natechei genome is shown below.
TTTTCCATCACTTTTTTGACTGCTGGAACTGGTCCAATACCCATGATGTTTGGATCAACTCCTGCAACAGCTGATGCTCGAATAGTAGCTAAAGGGGGAACGGCTAATTCTTCTGCCTTCTCTCTAGACATGACGACAACCGCAGAAGCAGCATCGTTTAAACCAGAACTCGATCCCGCTGTCACACTACCCCCCTTAAGAAAAGCGGGTGGTAATTTCGATAGTCCTTCCATTGTTGTTTGGGGACGAGGGTGTTCATCTTTTGAAAAAATAATTGGTTCTCCTTTTCGAACAGGGATATCTATCGGTACGATTTGCTCATCAAAACGCCCTTCTTCCATTGCATTTGCCATTCTTTGCTGACTTCTTAGAGAAAATTCATCCTGTTCTTCTCTCGTAATTGCATGTTTTTCTACTAAATTTTCTGCAGTAATACCCATTGGCGGGTCACCAATTTCCTTTGGTGAGAGATCCGAACTTTTAAATTTTGGAGGTGCAGCACTGTATGCCTTTTCAGGACGATCCATTAAGTATGGCGCACGGCTCATGCTCTCTGTTCCACCAGCAATATAAACATCACCTTCTCCAGCTTTAATTGCCTGTGCAGCTAAGTTAACCGCATTTATCCCTGAACCACACTGTCGATCAACGGTTAGACCTGGTAAATCAAGTGATAATCCTGTCTGTAAAGCTGTTAATCTGGCAATGTTTCCTCCCCCACTCAGTACATTTCCAAAGATTACATCATCTATTGTTTCTGGTTCAACATTCGCTCGTTTAACAGCCTCCTTAATAACTTCTGCCCCGAATACATGTGCAGGGACAGACGCCATTGCACCTCCCTGTCTGCCTATCGGTGTTCGAACTGCTGATACGATAACAGCTTCTCTTTTCATATATAATCTCTCCTTCTATCATTTATCTATTAAATAAAGTTCGATCTACTAATTTTCATCCAGCCACATATCACTGCTTAGATATACAGATTTAGCGTTACGTTGCCTTTAATAACATCTTCACCTTTTTGATTAACAGCTGCTACTTTAAAATGGAGGAACGTCTCACTGGAATCTTGTAATACTGCTTTAAGGGTAATAACATCCTCCAGAAAAACCATTCCTGAAAAGCGTATTTGATAATCCTGAATAAACGCTTCTTCTAAATAGGGGGTAAATAGTTTAGACAAGTTTCCCATCGTCCACATCCCATGGGCAATAATACCTGGAAGCCCTGCATTCTTTGCTTCATCATCAATCGTATGGATAGGATTAAAATCTCCTGAAGCACCTGCGTATTTAATCAAGTCAATTCTAGATACAGGTTCAAGGGTTATTTCTTCCAGTGCTTCGTTTTGTTTTAATTCAACTAAGCTACTCATCGAATCAATTCCTTTCTTACTGTTTCTGATATGATGACAGTTTGTGATTCTGTAAAGATAGTTTTACCCTCCAGGTCTTCGCCGTATCTTTTTAAAATGACAAAGCCAAGTAATCCGTTATTTCCTTCTTTTTCATAGTAATCCATCAGTTCTGTATAACAATAAACCTCTTCTCCCACGAATAGCGGCCGTTCATAATGATAGATTTGTTCACCATGAATAAGTCCAATATTAGGAAGATATAACCCTTCAATATCTCCGTAATCAAAGACACGTGGGAAAGTCGGCGGTGCAATATTTTGACCGTATCTGGTTTGCTTTCCATATTCTTCATTTATAAATATCGGGTGTGGATCCCCAATAGATTCAGCAAACTTTTTTAACATTCCTCTTTCTACTATATTCTTTACTTTATTAGACTTATTTCCTATCTGATCTTTATACATTAATTTAGCTCCCCTTTATCTCAATTTGGGTTTAATCTTTTGGTCCACCAGCAACATAGATGACTTGGCCATTAACAAATGATGATTTCTCATCTGCAAAAAAAGCAACGGCATTCGCGATATCCACTGGTTTTCCGCTTCTACCAACTGGGATCGTTTCGACACTTGCTTTTACCAATTCCTCAAATGGTACACCAATACGTTCTGCTGTTTCTTTCGTCATTTCTGTTTCAATGAATCCAGGTGCAACCGCATTTGTTGTAATGCCAAATTTACCGAGTTCAATGGATAACGTTTTGGTTAGACCTTGCAGCCCTGCTTTTGCTGTTGCATAATTAGCTTGGCCTCGATTACCAAGAGCTGAAGTCGATGACGTATTAATGATTCGCCCATATTTATTCTTTACCATGTATTGCTGGGCAGCACGGACAGCATTAAATGCCCCTTTTAAATGAACGTCCATTACTTGGCCCCAGTCACTATCTGTCATCTTAAACAATAAGTTATCTCGAATAACTCCAGCATTATTCACAAGAATGTCCAGTGATCCAAATTTGGTCACTACCTCTTTCATCGCTGTCTCCACTTCATCTGATTCCACAACGTTTACTACCTTAGAAAATACGTCATAACCTTGATCCGTTAATTCACTTGCTGTCTTAACAAGCGCTTCTTCATTAATATCAATAATGGCTACTTTAGCACCTTCTTCAGCTAAAGTTTGAGCTACTCCTTTTCCTATCCCTCGACTTCCACCTGTAATAAAAGCTACTCTTCCTTTAAATCGACCTGTCATGCTTGATTCCCCCCTGCTTCTATATAGTTTAAATATACTGGCCTATTTTTACGTTTCCTTTTAATAGATTTCTGGAAATAATTAATCGCTGAATCTCATCTGTACCATCATAAATCCTCCATAATCTTGCTTCACGGTACCAGCGCTCAATTGGCAATTCTTTTGTATACCCCATACCACCATGAATCTGTAGAACCCGGTCTATTACTCTATTTCCCATGTTAGATCCATACAGTTTAGCCATAGATGCCAAATGACGATTGTCTTCCCCTTCATCAAGGGTGAACGTAGCATTTAGCACGAGCCATTTAGCTGCTTCTATCTCCACTGCAGAGTCAGCAATTTGCCACTGTATTGCCTGTCTTTCAGAAATTGGTTTCCCAAATGTCTCACGTTCCTTCGAATAATCGATAGCCATTTGTAGTAAACGTTCCGAAGCACCAACTGCCGTAGCTCCTACAACCCATCTAGCAAATCCAATCCACTCCAGTCCAAGTTGATATCCTCCGTGAACCTCTCCCAATATATTTTCTTCAGGTACTCTTACATTATCGAAGACTAAGCTAGCTGGACCCCATTCTCCCATTGTGTGAATATACTCTGATTTCCAACCCATACTTCGATCAACAATAAAGCAAGTTACGCCACCACTACCGGTTTTCTGATGTGTTTCTTTATCTGTTACTGCAATTGCCATAACGAAATCGGCCTCATTCCCACCAGTGATGAATGTCTTCTCTCCATTTAAAACCCACTCATTTCCATCTTTAACTGCTGTCATTTGTATATTCCTCGTATCGGATCCTGCACCAGGTTCTGTCATGGCAAAACAGGATTTTTTATCACCATTTATGGTTGGTATCAAGTACTTTTCTTTTTGTGCATCGTTACCATAATAAAGAATATTATCTGCCGAACCTCCGAAGTCAAAAGGAACAAATGTCTTGGAAACTTCCATTAATACAATTGCCAACATTAACTGTCCAAGATCAGCACCTCCGTATTCACTCGGGGTATTAATTCCCCAGAAACCTGCTTCCTTTGCCTTCAATTGAAGTTCTTCCATTTGTTCTGCTGAAAGACTTGGCCTCCCTTCGCGTTCGTTTCGCAGCACCTCATTTTCAAGTGGAATTAATTCCTTTTCTACAAATTTCCGAATCGTCTTTTGGACCATTTTCTGTTCATCATTTAAACGTAAATGCATATTATTCACTCCTGTTTTTATTATTCATACTAACTGGTAAGTATGTTTAGTTTAAAAAGAGAAAAACCCATGAATTAAATATCCCTACTCTATAGCTTATTCAAAGCCAACATGAGTTTTTTTTGTTTTCACATATTTCTATAATTTAATTTCTATTCATCCAGTGGTATGGAAATTACTTCTCCATCTTCTACAGCACCAGCCTCAAACTTCCATTGCATACTGCCTTCATCATCAATCTCGTGAAGAGGAAGTACCGATTTCTCTTCTGGAATATTTTCGATACCTTCATTCAAAGCGTCCATAATTGCTTTTCTATCATCAACTGTCCCAGCAACTTTCATCCCTTCCACTAATGCATGCACACTTTGATACGTAAGAGACGATTCAGATGTCGCGAACTCTTCATCAAACTGCTCCTGATAAGTTTCAACAAACAGATTACTCGCCTCCGTGTTCTCTTCTTCGATAGGAAGAACACCAATTGATCCATTCAACATATCATAGCCATCCAAAAACCCAGCCATTTCTTCTAATTTTGCTTGATCCATTATCATGAATCCACCTTCATAACCCAATTCCTTTGCTTGTTGAATAACAAGTGCAGTTGGTTCAGAAGGGCCGCCTACAAATAGAACATCCGGGTCATTATCTAAAGCGTTTGTCATAACAGTAAAATAATCCGTATCTTGACTATAATCTATATCGCTTTCATAAACAATTTCTCCACCCTTTTCTTCCCAAACAGGCTCTATCGCTTCTGCCCAGTCCATACCGTACTGTGAATTTGTTGGGAGGAGTGCCATTTTACCCCCAAAATTCTCCATCATATAATCGCTAAATGTATCTGGCCAAACACTGTATTGAGGAGAGATACCCATCAACAACTCATTCCCTTGCTCATACATCCTTGGTTCACTCGTATAGGCCATAATAATAAAATCATCCTGTTCATTAAACTCTTGCGCTGCAAAAACTCCTCCACTGTGTGGAATAAGAATCGCAACTGGATCGTCTTCTGAGACCATTCTTGTTATATTTACACCAGCCTCATTGGGCAAATATTGGTCGTCAAGTGCAACGAGTTCAACTTTGTGTGTGGTTCCATCTATTTCAAAACCTTCTTCATTAATCTCTTCAACAGCCATTTCCATTCCATTTAATACATGTAATCCATATTGGGCTCCTGGACCGCTTAAGGGACCCGTATACCCAATTTTAACAATTTCTTCATCATCAGTTACTTCTGGCGTTTCAGTTTCAACTGTTTCACTTTCATCCACATCCGGTGAATCACCTGATACATCGTCTTCTAAACAAGCTGTTAAACCAAAAGCCAGTAGTACTAGAATCCCAAGCAGAAAAATGCTTTTTATTTGCTTCATTTTGGAACCTCCCATTTTTTTATACACTGCTAAATTTCTTCAACATAAACTAGTTTTTTTTAAATACCTCCTCCTTTAGAATAAGATTCTATTGTTTAAGCACCGATATAAGCTTTTCTAATTTCTTCATTATTGAAAAGCTCTTCACTGGTACCTTTGACAACCATTTGACCATTTTCTATCACATAACCTCTATCTGCAATTTTCAAGGCTGCACTTGCATTTTGTTCCGCTAATAGAACCGTAGTTCCTTCTTGATTAATTTGCTGAATGATCTCAAACATCTGTTTTACAATCATTGGAGCAAGGCCTAAGGAGGGTTCATCAAGTAATAGCAGCCTCGGTTTAGCCATTAATGATCTACCAATTGCAAGCATTTGCTGCTGACCACCACTTAACGATCCAGCTAAATTATTCTCTTTATCTTTTAAAATTGGAAACAAATCATAAACATGTTTCATTGATTTCTGCATTTCCTTTTTTTTGCCCCGTTGAACAAATCCCCCCATTTGTAAATTGTCATTAACAGACATCCTTGGGAACAGTTTTCTCCCTTCAGGGCATTGTACGATACCATATTTTACTAATTTATCTGGTGAAAACCCATTAACTTTATTATCATGAAAATGTATTTCTCCTTTAGCTGGTTTGTTTAGACCACTAATAGCACGAAATAAAGTACTTTTCCCCGCACCATTTGCCCCTAGTAAAACAACTAATTCTCCTTGACTTACTTCTAAATTAATCCCTTTTAAAGCAGTAAAATCTCCATATTTAACTGCTAATTCAGATGCCTTAAGCGTTAGCTGGCTCATTCTCCTCACTCCCCAAATATGCTTCAATAACAACCTGGTTATGCTGTATTTCCTCTGGTGTTCCTTCTGCTATTCTTTTCCCTTGATTCAATACCATGATTCTATCTGCTAGTGACATAATCATCGACATTTTATGTTCTATTAAACATACAGTAATCCCACTCTTTGCTATTTTTTTAATCAAATAAGCAAGTCCATCCGTCTCATCTGGATTAACCCCAGCTGCTGGTTCATCCAACAGCACAAGCTTAGGATTCGTAGCTAGCGCCAAAGCAAAAGCAACTCTTTTTCTTTGTTCTTGGGTAATACTACCAATTGGCGCATCTGCAAGATGTGACAATTCAATAAATTCCAATGATTCATAAGCTTTCTGAATGCTTTCTTCTTCCTCTCTTTGTTCACGCTTGGTACGCAATATTGCATCCCAAAGACCCGATTTTGTTCTCAATCGATTTCCTATAATAACATTGTCCATGACGGTCGCATCTTCAAACAGATTGGTTGTTTGAAACGTTCTTGCTATTCCTAGCTTGGCAACTTTATTAGGCTGCATCTTTTCTATGCTTTCTCCTTTATAAGAAATATTTCCAGAGGTAGAAGGATGGAAGCCGCTTATCAGATTAAAAAATGTGGATTTACCCGCTCCATTTGGACCAATAATTGCTTGGATATCCCCTTCCTTCACATCAAGGTCAACATTATCAACTGCCGTTAGTCCTCCAAACGCTTTTGTTAACTGTTCAACTTTTAAAACCATTAACTGACCTCCTCTATATCGTTACCCTTTTCCTGAGCAGCGCCACCTTTTGTTTTTTTTCTT
Proteins encoded:
- a CDS encoding MaoC/PaaZ C-terminal domain-containing protein encodes the protein MSSLVELKQNEALEEITLEPVSRIDLIKYAGASGDFNPIHTIDDEAKNAGLPGIIAHGMWTMGNLSKLFTPYLEEAFIQDYQIRFSGMVFLEDVITLKAVLQDSSETFLHFKVAAVNQKGEDVIKGNVTLNLYI
- a CDS encoding ABC transporter substrate-binding protein, producing the protein MKQIKSIFLLGILVLLAFGLTACLEDDVSGDSPDVDESETVETETPEVTDDEEIVKIGYTGPLSGPGAQYGLHVLNGMEMAVEEINEEGFEIDGTTHKVELVALDDQYLPNEAGVNITRMVSEDDPVAILIPHSGGVFAAQEFNEQDDFIIMAYTSEPRMYEQGNELLMGISPQYSVWPDTFSDYMMENFGGKMALLPTNSQYGMDWAEAIEPVWEEKGGEIVYESDIDYSQDTDYFTVMTNALDNDPDVLFVGGPSEPTALVIQQAKELGYEGGFMIMDQAKLEEMAGFLDGYDMLNGSIGVLPIEEENTEASNLFVETYQEQFDEEFATSESSLTYQSVHALVEGMKVAGTVDDRKAIMDALNEGIENIPEEKSVLPLHEIDDEGSMQWKFEAGAVEDGEVISIPLDE
- a CDS encoding ABC transporter ATP-binding protein, whose translation is MSQLTLKASELAVKYGDFTALKGINLEVSQGELVVLLGANGAGKSTLFRAISGLNKPAKGEIHFHDNKVNGFSPDKLVKYGIVQCPEGRKLFPRMSVNDNLQMGGFVQRGKKKEMQKSMKHVYDLFPILKDKENNLAGSLSGGQQQMLAIGRSLMAKPRLLLLDEPSLGLAPMIVKQMFEIIQQINQEGTTVLLAEQNASAALKIADRGYVIENGQMVVKGTSEELFNNEEIRKAYIGA
- a CDS encoding acyl-CoA dehydrogenase family protein produces the protein MHLRLNDEQKMVQKTIRKFVEKELIPLENEVLRNEREGRPSLSAEQMEELQLKAKEAGFWGINTPSEYGGADLGQLMLAIVLMEVSKTFVPFDFGGSADNILYYGNDAQKEKYLIPTINGDKKSCFAMTEPGAGSDTRNIQMTAVKDGNEWVLNGEKTFITGGNEADFVMAIAVTDKETHQKTGSGGVTCFIVDRSMGWKSEYIHTMGEWGPASLVFDNVRVPEENILGEVHGGYQLGLEWIGFARWVVGATAVGASERLLQMAIDYSKERETFGKPISERQAIQWQIADSAVEIEAAKWLVLNATFTLDEGEDNRHLASMAKLYGSNMGNRVIDRVLQIHGGMGYTKELPIERWYREARLWRIYDGTDEIQRLIISRNLLKGNVKIGQYI
- a CDS encoding SDR family NAD(P)-dependent oxidoreductase; its protein translation is MTGRFKGRVAFITGGSRGIGKGVAQTLAEEGAKVAIIDINEEALVKTASELTDQGYDVFSKVVNVVESDEVETAMKEVVTKFGSLDILVNNAGVIRDNLLFKMTDSDWGQVMDVHLKGAFNAVRAAQQYMVKNKYGRIINTSSTSALGNRGQANYATAKAGLQGLTKTLSIELGKFGITTNAVAPGFIETEMTKETAERIGVPFEELVKASVETIPVGRSGKPVDIANAVAFFADEKSSFVNGQVIYVAGGPKD
- a CDS encoding MaoC family dehydratase N-terminal domain-containing protein — protein: MYKDQIGNKSNKVKNIVERGMLKKFAESIGDPHPIFINEEYGKQTRYGQNIAPPTFPRVFDYGDIEGLYLPNIGLIHGEQIYHYERPLFVGEEVYCYTELMDYYEKEGNNGLLGFVILKRYGEDLEGKTIFTESQTVIISETVRKELIR
- a CDS encoding thiolase family protein — protein: MKREAVIVSAVRTPIGRQGGAMASVPAHVFGAEVIKEAVKRANVEPETIDDVIFGNVLSGGGNIARLTALQTGLSLDLPGLTVDRQCGSGINAVNLAAQAIKAGEGDVYIAGGTESMSRAPYLMDRPEKAYSAAPPKFKSSDLSPKEIGDPPMGITAENLVEKHAITREEQDEFSLRSQQRMANAMEEGRFDEQIVPIDIPVRKGEPIIFSKDEHPRPQTTMEGLSKLPPAFLKGGSVTAGSSSGLNDAASAVVVMSREKAEELAVPPLATIRASAVAGVDPNIMGIGPVPAVKKVMEKSDLSTSDMDIIEINEAFAAQVIACDRELNLDFDKVNVNGGAIAHGHPLGATGAILITKALYELERTDGKYALITACIGGGQGIATIIERG
- a CDS encoding ABC transporter ATP-binding protein; this translates as MVLKVEQLTKAFGGLTAVDNVDLDVKEGDIQAIIGPNGAGKSTFFNLISGFHPSTSGNISYKGESIEKMQPNKVAKLGIARTFQTTNLFEDATVMDNVIIGNRLRTKSGLWDAILRTKREQREEEESIQKAYESLEFIELSHLADAPIGSITQEQRKRVAFALALATNPKLVLLDEPAAGVNPDETDGLAYLIKKIAKSGITVCLIEHKMSMIMSLADRIMVLNQGKRIAEGTPEEIQHNQVVIEAYLGSEENEPANA